The following is a genomic window from Phycisphaerae bacterium.
GCTCCCGGAGACGTACCGCCGCGTGGTCGAGCAGTTTGACATCGAGTTCCGCCCGCCCGCCGAAATCGCGCGGGCCCTGGGGCGGTCCGTCGGAGCGGTGTACATGGTCCGGACCCGAGCCCACGACCGGCTGCGTGAGATTCTGACCCGCGCGCCCGCATCCCCCGGAGGCGAGATGCTCGGCGCGCCGCGTCCCGAACAGCAGTGAAGGACCACCCAGGAAGCCGGCTCGTCTCTGCATCCGGACACGGGCCGCGCCGCCGCTGACGGAGAATGATCATGGGCACTCATCCGCAACCGGACAGCGAGCCGGAGGGGCGGCTGATCGAGGCCGCCCGGCGGGAGGTACGCGGGCCCGGCGGACCGGAGCCCTCGGAGCCGGCCCCCGGTTCGGACGCACAGGGCGCACCACCCCTTCCCCATGCCGCAGACTCCGGCGCGCCGGCGATCGACTCCATTCCCGGCTACTCGATCATTCGCGAAATCCACCGCGGCGGGCAGGGCGTAGTCTATGAGGCGGTTCAGAAGACCACTCGGCGCAAGGTGGCCATCAAGGTGATGCGCGAGGGCCCCTTTGCCAGCCGGCAGGACAAGACCCGCTTCGAGCGCGAGGTGCACGTGCTGGCCGCGCTGAAGCATCCGAACATCGTAGCCATCCACGAGAGCGGCACGGCGGCCGGCAGCTTCTACTTCGTGATGGATTACATCTCCGGCCAGCCGCCGGATGCCTGCATGGCCGCCGGCCGGCGTGGCGTGCGGGAGACGCTGGTCCTCTTTCAGAAGATCTGCGAGGCAGTGAATGCCGCGCATCTGCACGGGGTGATCCACCGCGACCTCAAGCCCAGCAACATCCGCATCGACACCGACGGCGAGCCCCAGATCCTGGACTTCGGCCTGGCCAAGGTGGCGGCCGGCGAGGCGGCGGGCGAATCGCCGATGATGACCGTGACCGGGCAGTTCGTCGGCTCGCTGCCCTGGGCCTCCCCGGAGCAAGCCGAGGGCGTTCCCGGCAAGATCGACGTCCGCACTGACGTGTATTCGCTGGGCGTGATCCTCTACCAGATGCTCACCGGCAGATTCCCTTACGACGTGGTGGGCAACTTTCGCGAAGTGCTGGACCGGATCATCACAACTCCCCCCGTCCGACCGCGCCTGCTCTGCGGGGACATCGACGACGAAGTCGAGACCATCGTGCTCAAGTGCCTGAGCAAGCAGCGCGAGCGCCGTTACCAGAGCGCCGGGGAACTGGCCCGCGACATCGGCCACTACCTCGCCGGCGATCCCATCGAGGCCAAGCGGGACAGCTCCTGGTACGTCCTGCGGAAGAACCTTCGCCGATACAGGGCGGCCGTGGCCGTGGCCTGCGGATTTGTCCTGGTCATCGCCCTGGCATTGATCGTCTCGCTTTTCCTGCTCCGCGAGGTGACGGTGGAGCGCGGGCGGGCGGTGCAGGCCA
Proteins encoded in this region:
- a CDS encoding sigma-70 family RNA polymerase sigma factor, which encodes LPETYRRVVEQFDIEFRPPAEIARALGRSVGAVYMVRTRAHDRLREILTRAPASPGGEMLGAPRPEQQ